A single region of the Pararhodospirillum photometricum DSM 122 genome encodes:
- a CDS encoding DUF1289 domain-containing protein, giving the protein MTDVMPSPCVGICEMSPEGSHCLGCARTVDEIRDWSTSSSDAKRAVFQALVERRQTLGVGAPVLGHSWAFLDRVILGSLDDAKAAWAIGVPGACATFCPGDGTLVTARLWEYGGDAIGGHGGARVVLDHGAKKIKALGEVDPETGVVRRLDLCLSVQTGVMSQRRVLTEIGLDTEALRVGDRRGVLFDLGLGVAHIDICARVDNDDLLALLRQEAGKSILDPDSPVLAALDAAQAHRVALTRLGRIEAWGAPDPTLVAGGPCAGTRLIVDPAALRAAPGTGDPRSSLVPRSLFPLISLFPDPARRLGLA; this is encoded by the coding sequence ATGACGGACGTCATGCCTTCGCCGTGTGTCGGGATTTGCGAAATGAGCCCGGAGGGCAGCCATTGCCTGGGCTGCGCGCGCACGGTGGACGAAATCCGAGATTGGTCCACGTCCTCTTCCGACGCCAAGCGCGCCGTTTTTCAGGCCTTGGTCGAGCGACGCCAAACCTTGGGCGTGGGCGCACCGGTTCTGGGCCACTCCTGGGCCTTTCTCGATCGGGTGATCTTGGGGTCGCTCGACGACGCCAAGGCGGCCTGGGCGATTGGCGTGCCGGGTGCCTGTGCCACCTTTTGCCCCGGCGACGGCACCTTGGTCACCGCCCGCTTGTGGGAGTACGGCGGCGATGCCATTGGGGGCCATGGGGGCGCTCGGGTGGTGCTTGATCACGGCGCCAAAAAGATCAAGGCGTTGGGCGAGGTCGATCCCGAAACCGGCGTGGTGCGGCGCCTTGATTTGTGCCTGTCCGTCCAGACCGGGGTGATGTCGCAGCGCCGGGTCCTGACCGAGATCGGTTTGGATACCGAGGCCTTGCGCGTGGGCGATCGGCGCGGCGTGCTGTTTGATCTGGGGCTGGGGGTGGCTCACATCGACATCTGCGCCCGGGTCGATAACGATGACCTGCTCGCCTTGTTGCGTCAGGAGGCCGGCAAATCGATTCTTGACCCCGACTCTCCCGTGCTCGCCGCCCTCGATGCCGCCCAGGCGCATCGGGTGGCCCTGACCCGGCTGGGCCGGATTGAGGCCTGGGGAGCGCCGGACCCCACTCTCGTGGCCGGGGGGCCCTGCGCGGGCACCCGCCTGATCGTCGATCCCGCGGCCCTGAGGGCGGCGCCTGGGACTGGGGATCCTCGCTCCTCCCTGGTACCTCGCTCCTTGTTCCCCTTGATCTCCCTGTTTCCCGATCCCGCGCGGCGGTTGGGACTGGCGTGA
- a CDS encoding twin-arginine translocase TatA/TatE family subunit: MGTFSIWHWIIVLIVVLLLFGAGKIPRLMGDVAKGVKAFKKGLQDEDTSAEATRPADPAPGAQPSLRKDEPPRS, encoded by the coding sequence ATGGGGACCTTTAGCATTTGGCACTGGATCATTGTTTTGATCGTCGTGCTCTTGTTGTTCGGCGCGGGCAAGATTCCCCGGTTGATGGGCGACGTGGCCAAGGGTGTGAAAGCCTTCAAGAAGGGCTTGCAAGACGAGGACACCTCGGCCGAGGCGACCCGTCCCGCCGATCCGGCCCCCGGCGCCCAGCCGTCCTTGCGCAAGGATGAGCCGCCGCGCTCCTAA
- the surE gene encoding 5'/3'-nucleotidase SurE, producing the protein MAFAPLTDLSAARILVSNDDGVDAEGLALLAEVARTLSEDVWVVAPERERSGAAHALTLHEPLRVQQRDARTFAVSGTPTDCVLVAVNHLMKDKAPDLVLSGVNRGANLGEDVHYSGTVAAALEGTLLGLRAIALSQVIEGALADPYAVARARAGALIRQACARPWGRNVLLNINFPACAPEAVTGVELTRQGKRKIGDDIQERFDPRGRSYLWIGPQRSEDRFAAGTDLEASCRGAITVTPIGIDMTDVPTLAALAGGV; encoded by the coding sequence ATGGCTTTCGCCCCTCTTACCGACTTGTCGGCGGCGCGGATCCTGGTCAGCAACGACGACGGCGTGGACGCCGAGGGCTTGGCCCTGCTGGCCGAGGTCGCTCGCACGTTGTCCGAGGATGTCTGGGTCGTGGCTCCCGAGCGCGAGCGCAGCGGGGCGGCCCATGCCCTGACCTTGCACGAGCCCCTGCGGGTGCAGCAGCGCGACGCCCGGACCTTCGCGGTCAGTGGCACTCCCACCGACTGTGTTTTGGTGGCGGTCAATCATCTGATGAAGGACAAGGCCCCCGATCTGGTGCTCTCGGGCGTCAACCGGGGCGCCAACCTGGGCGAAGATGTCCATTATTCTGGCACGGTGGCCGCTGCCTTGGAGGGCACGTTGCTCGGCTTGCGCGCCATCGCGCTGTCTCAGGTCATCGAGGGGGCGTTGGCCGATCCCTATGCCGTGGCGCGAGCCCGGGCTGGCGCTCTCATCCGCCAAGCCTGTGCCCGACCCTGGGGGCGCAACGTTCTGCTTAACATCAACTTTCCGGCTTGCGCCCCCGAGGCGGTGACCGGGGTTGAACTGACCCGTCAGGGCAAGCGTAAGATCGGCGATGACATTCAGGAGCGCTTCGATCCCCGGGGCCGCTCCTATCTTTGGATCGGTCCCCAGCGTAGCGAGGACCGCTTTGCGGCGGGTACCGATTTGGAGGCCTCGTGTCGCGGGGCGATCACGGTAACGCCGATCGGCATCGACATGACCGATGTGCCGACCTTGGCGGCGTTGGCCGGCGGCGTGTAG
- a CDS encoding DegQ family serine endoprotease, translating to MFLFNPAWASGLGRLRVVLAAALMGVALLGTPGGATARDVPESFADLAEALQPAVVNISTTQTINNRGPEMPQFPPGSPFEDFFKDFFDRHGAPGGPAQPNGKAKPRRATSLGSGFIIDPEGYIVTNNHVIKDADEITVILQDNTALTAKVVGFDEKTDVALLKVETKQPLTAVAWGDADAARVGDWVMAIGNPFGLGGSVTAGIISAKTRDINAGPYDSFIQTDAAINKGNSGGPLFNIKGEVICINTAIFSPSGGSVGIGFAVPSSLAKQVVADLKQYGRTRRGWIGVRIQSVSDEIAEGLKLDKARGALVAAVTPGGPAEKAGLKVGDVIVRFDGHDVPDMRALPRLVAETDIGKRADVTLWRDGKEKAVKMEIAELEKAEADGLLADNAPQRADDSGGVAVEALGLSVAPLDDRARSEFGYEADATGVVITAVTDDSDAMKKGLEPGALIVKVNQTEVAGPDDVVRAVAAARKEGRKTALLLVDLRGTRTFVPVRLGGGK from the coding sequence GTGTTCCTGTTCAATCCGGCCTGGGCCTCGGGCCTGGGGAGGCTGCGTGTCGTTCTGGCGGCGGCGCTGATGGGGGTGGCCTTGCTCGGAACCCCGGGCGGCGCGACGGCGCGCGATGTGCCCGAGAGTTTCGCCGACCTTGCGGAAGCCTTGCAGCCCGCGGTGGTCAACATTTCGACCACCCAGACCATCAACAACCGCGGCCCCGAGATGCCGCAGTTTCCCCCGGGGTCGCCGTTCGAGGACTTTTTCAAGGACTTCTTCGATCGCCACGGCGCGCCGGGCGGCCCGGCCCAGCCCAACGGCAAGGCCAAGCCGCGGCGGGCCACCTCGCTGGGATCGGGTTTTATCATCGACCCCGAGGGCTACATCGTCACCAATAACCACGTGATCAAGGACGCCGACGAGATCACGGTCATTCTTCAAGACAACACCGCCCTGACCGCCAAGGTGGTGGGCTTTGACGAAAAAACCGACGTTGCCCTGCTCAAGGTCGAGACCAAGCAGCCCCTCACGGCCGTGGCCTGGGGCGATGCCGACGCCGCGCGCGTCGGCGACTGGGTGATGGCCATCGGCAATCCCTTTGGCCTCGGCGGCTCGGTGACGGCCGGCATCATCAGCGCCAAGACGCGCGACATCAATGCCGGCCCCTACGACAGCTTCATTCAGACCGATGCCGCCATCAACAAGGGCAACTCGGGCGGACCGCTGTTCAACATCAAGGGCGAAGTGATCTGCATCAACACCGCCATTTTTAGCCCGTCGGGCGGGTCGGTGGGCATCGGCTTTGCCGTGCCGTCGAGCCTCGCCAAGCAGGTGGTTGCCGATCTCAAGCAGTACGGCCGCACCCGGCGCGGCTGGATTGGCGTGCGCATCCAGTCGGTGAGCGACGAAATCGCCGAGGGCCTCAAGCTCGACAAGGCGCGCGGCGCCCTGGTGGCGGCGGTCACCCCGGGCGGGCCGGCGGAAAAGGCCGGTCTTAAGGTGGGCGACGTCATCGTGCGCTTCGATGGCCACGACGTGCCCGACATGCGCGCCTTGCCCCGGCTGGTCGCCGAGACGGACATCGGCAAGCGAGCCGACGTCACTTTGTGGCGCGATGGCAAGGAGAAGGCGGTCAAGATGGAGATCGCCGAACTGGAAAAGGCCGAGGCCGATGGCCTGCTTGCCGATAACGCCCCCCAGCGCGCTGACGACTCGGGAGGCGTCGCCGTCGAGGCCCTGGGATTGTCGGTGGCTCCCCTGGATGACCGAGCCCGCTCCGAATTCGGCTACGAAGCCGACGCCACCGGCGTGGTTATCACTGCCGTGACCGACGACAGCGACGCCATGAAAAAGGGCCTGGAGCCGGGCGCCCTGATCGTCAAGGTCAACCAGACCGAGGTCGCCGGCCCCGATGACGTGGTGCGCGCCGTGGCCGCCGCCCGCAAGGAAGGCCGCAAGACCGCCTTGCTGCTCGTCGATCTGCGCGGCACCCGAACCTTCGTCCCGGTGCGCCTGGGCGGCGGCAAGTAA
- the hflK gene encoding FtsH protease activity modulator HflK, translating to MGWNQQGGGPWGGGSGGGGGPWGSGNGRGFGGGGPGSQPPDLEDVLRRGQDRLRRLLPGGGGLGGKSLALVLMLGLGLWLLTGFYRVSTDEQGVVLRFGEFTHTTPPGLHYHLPYPIETVLLPKVTRENRVELGFRGQGDGRGRTVPRDVLEESLMLTGDENIIDIDFSVVWVIKDAGAYLFNLRDPAGAVGWAAESAMREVIGQTRIQVALTEGRQSIEDRTKELLQALLDEYKAGIQVRRVQLLKVDPPSQVVDAFNDVQRARADRERLSNEADAYRNAIIPEARGQAERLLQEAEAYKEEIVNRAQGDASRFTAVYQAYKADREVTTRRLYLETMEEVLAGANKVLVDKASAGVIPYLPLPQLQAQQGATKAPAPGGNR from the coding sequence ATGGGATGGAACCAGCAGGGGGGAGGACCCTGGGGCGGCGGCAGCGGTGGCGGCGGCGGGCCCTGGGGCAGCGGCAACGGCCGCGGCTTTGGCGGCGGCGGGCCCGGCTCCCAGCCTCCCGATCTGGAGGATGTGCTGCGCCGGGGGCAAGATCGCTTGCGCCGCCTTCTTCCAGGCGGTGGCGGCTTGGGGGGCAAGTCCCTGGCCCTGGTTTTGATGCTTGGTCTGGGCCTGTGGCTGCTCACGGGCTTTTACCGGGTCAGCACCGACGAACAGGGCGTGGTTCTGCGCTTTGGCGAGTTCACCCACACCACGCCGCCCGGACTGCACTACCACTTGCCCTATCCCATCGAAACCGTGCTGTTGCCCAAGGTAACGCGGGAAAACCGTGTTGAATTGGGCTTTCGCGGGCAGGGCGACGGCCGGGGGCGCACCGTGCCCCGCGACGTCTTGGAAGAAAGCCTGATGCTCACCGGCGATGAGAACATCATCGACATCGACTTCTCGGTGGTGTGGGTGATCAAGGATGCCGGCGCCTACTTGTTCAACCTGCGCGATCCGGCCGGCGCCGTGGGGTGGGCCGCCGAGAGTGCCATGCGCGAGGTTATCGGCCAGACCCGCATTCAGGTCGCCCTGACCGAGGGCCGCCAGAGTATCGAGGATCGGACCAAGGAACTGCTCCAGGCCCTGCTTGACGAGTACAAGGCCGGCATTCAGGTGCGCCGCGTCCAGTTGCTGAAGGTGGACCCGCCCTCCCAGGTGGTCGATGCCTTCAACGACGTTCAGCGCGCCCGCGCCGACCGCGAGCGCTTGAGCAACGAGGCCGATGCCTATCGCAACGCCATCATCCCCGAGGCCCGGGGCCAGGCCGAGCGTCTGCTCCAGGAGGCGGAAGCCTACAAGGAAGAGATCGTCAACCGCGCCCAGGGTGACGCGTCCCGCTTCACCGCCGTGTATCAGGCCTACAAGGCCGACCGCGAGGTGACGACGCGGCGCTTGTACCTGGAAACCATGGAAGAGGTTCTGGCCGGCGCCAACAAGGTGTTGGTTGATAAGGCCAGCGCCGGGGTCATCCCCTATTTGCCGCTGCCCCAGCTCCAGGCGCAACAAGGCGCCACCAAGGCCCCCGCTCCCGGAGGCAACCGATGA
- the tatC gene encoding twin-arginine translocase subunit TatC encodes MAAATPSRPEDDDLDGLNDKTMPLLDHLIELRTRLLWSVLFYIVAFFVCFAVAQNIYDILVQPLARIMEHTGGSKRMIYTALTEAFFTYVKVGAFGAMVLSFPLIGSQVWFFIAPGLYRHEKLAFLPFLVVSPLLFALGAAMVYYLVMPMAWEFLLGFQTTREQTVLPIELEAKVGEYLDLVMKLMLAFGLCFQMPVGLTLMARVGLVRSKTLAAGRRYAIILVFIAAAVVTPPDVLSQVMLALPMLVLYEISIIAARFVEPKDEDDEDPDDHGAVVRAEAPPPAPAGLALPDPAVPLRIQDGLVDETDWNQR; translated from the coding sequence ATGGCTGCGGCGACTCCCTCGCGTCCCGAGGACGACGACCTTGATGGTCTCAACGACAAGACCATGCCGCTGCTCGATCATTTGATCGAGCTGCGCACCCGGCTCTTGTGGTCGGTTTTGTTCTATATCGTGGCGTTTTTTGTGTGTTTTGCCGTCGCCCAGAATATCTATGACATCTTGGTCCAGCCTCTGGCCCGGATCATGGAGCATACCGGCGGCTCCAAGCGCATGATTTACACCGCGCTGACCGAGGCCTTCTTTACCTATGTCAAGGTCGGGGCTTTCGGGGCCATGGTGCTGTCTTTTCCCCTGATTGGCAGCCAGGTTTGGTTCTTCATCGCCCCAGGCTTGTACCGTCACGAAAAGTTGGCGTTTTTGCCCTTTTTGGTGGTCAGTCCCCTGTTGTTTGCGCTTGGCGCGGCCATGGTTTATTATTTGGTCATGCCGATGGCCTGGGAATTTCTGTTGGGATTCCAAACCACCCGCGAGCAAACCGTCTTGCCCATCGAGCTGGAAGCCAAGGTCGGGGAATACCTGGATCTGGTGATGAAGCTCATGTTGGCTTTTGGGCTTTGCTTCCAGATGCCGGTCGGGCTCACCCTGATGGCTCGGGTCGGCTTGGTGCGGTCCAAGACCCTCGCCGCTGGGCGGCGCTATGCCATCATCTTGGTGTTCATCGCCGCTGCCGTGGTCACGCCGCCCGACGTGTTGAGCCAGGTGATGCTGGCCCTGCCCATGCTGGTCTTGTACGAGATTTCCATCATTGCCGCGCGCTTCGTCGAGCCCAAGGACGAGGACGACGAGGACCCGGACGACCACGGGGCTGTGGTGCGGGCCGAGGCTCCCCCACCGGCGCCGGCGGGGTTGGCGCTCCCCGATCCCGCCGTTCCCCTGCGGATCCAGGACGGGTTGGTGGATGAAACCGACTGGAACCAGCGCTGA
- the hflC gene encoding protease modulator HflC, which translates to MKKSLLIALAVLAGVVLLGLYNALFVVAQSQQAVVFQFGQFVRTIQTPGLHLKIPVIQNVVFYDRRVLELNPPAEQVILADQKRLVVDTYLRYRISDPLRFYQAVNNEFQAASRLSDIVISALRRVLGNASLATLLSPERGRLMQEMKQAVDREAKELGIAVTDMRIRRADLPEETSQAIFARIRSEREREAREFRAQGQEMAQQIRARADREKVVLLAEAQKRAQELRGEGDAQAVTLYADAFGADPAFFDFYRSLQAYKKALGDGSTTMVLSPEGDFFRFFGAGAEPAAREAR; encoded by the coding sequence ATGAAAAAGTCTCTCCTGATCGCCTTGGCCGTCCTCGCCGGCGTCGTCCTTTTGGGGCTCTACAACGCCTTGTTCGTCGTGGCCCAGTCGCAACAGGCCGTGGTGTTCCAGTTTGGCCAGTTTGTGCGCACCATCCAGACGCCGGGTCTGCACCTCAAGATTCCGGTCATCCAGAACGTGGTGTTCTACGACCGCCGGGTGCTCGAACTGAACCCGCCGGCTGAACAGGTCATTCTGGCCGACCAGAAGCGCTTGGTCGTTGATACCTACCTGCGCTATCGCATCAGCGATCCCTTGCGCTTCTATCAGGCCGTCAACAACGAGTTCCAGGCCGCGTCGCGGCTCTCGGACATCGTGATTTCGGCCCTGCGCCGGGTGCTCGGCAACGCGAGCCTCGCGACCTTGCTTTCGCCCGAACGCGGCCGTCTCATGCAGGAGATGAAGCAGGCCGTGGACCGCGAGGCCAAGGAACTGGGGATCGCCGTCACCGACATGCGCATCCGCCGCGCCGACCTGCCCGAGGAAACCAGCCAGGCCATTTTTGCCCGCATTCGCTCCGAGCGCGAGCGTGAGGCCCGCGAATTTCGGGCCCAGGGTCAGGAAATGGCCCAGCAGATCCGCGCGCGCGCCGATCGCGAAAAGGTCGTCTTGCTGGCCGAGGCGCAGAAGCGGGCCCAGGAACTGCGCGGTGAGGGCGACGCCCAGGCCGTGACCCTCTACGCCGACGCCTTCGGTGCCGACCCGGCCTTCTTCGACTTCTATCGCTCCTTGCAGGCCTACAAGAAGGCCCTGGGGGATGGCTCGACCACCATGGTCTTGTCGCCCGAGGGCGACTTCTTCCGCTTTTTCGGTGCCGGCGCGGAACCGGCGGCACGCGAAGCCCGCTAA
- the serS gene encoding serine--tRNA ligase, translating to MHDLKVIRDTPAAFDAALARRGIAPVADALLALDQQRRAAQTALNDMQARRNEVSRAIGDIRKAGGTAEAETQEVAALKARMSETEDEVRRLGEALDQQLLTLPNRVDDTVPDGSDETANVEVRRWGTPRAFDFAVRDHVDLGQGLDGMDFEAAARLSGARFVVLKGALARLERALAQYMLDLHITEHAYTEVQTPALVREPALLGTGQLPKFAEDLFRLEQGYYLIPTAEVTLTNLVNGQILPLSALPLRMTALTQCFRAEAGAAGRDTRGMIRQHQFEKVEMVSIVAPEDSDAELERMTGCAEAVLQGLGLPYRVVALCSGDIGFSARKTYDLEVWLPAQGCYREISSCSNTGDFQARRMNARFKVEGEKGTRFVHTLNGSGLAVGRTLVAVLENYQNADGSVSVPPVLRPYMGGLERIGS from the coding sequence ATGCATGACTTGAAAGTCATTCGCGATACCCCCGCCGCCTTCGATGCCGCTCTCGCCCGGCGGGGCATTGCGCCGGTGGCCGACGCCCTGCTGGCCCTGGACCAGCAGCGCCGCGCCGCCCAGACCGCCCTTAACGACATGCAGGCGCGGCGCAACGAAGTGTCGCGGGCCATCGGCGACATCCGCAAGGCCGGCGGCACCGCCGAGGCCGAGACCCAGGAAGTGGCCGCTCTGAAAGCGCGGATGAGCGAGACCGAGGACGAGGTGCGACGCCTGGGCGAGGCTCTCGACCAGCAGCTTCTTACCTTGCCCAACCGGGTGGACGACACCGTGCCCGACGGGTCCGACGAGACGGCTAATGTCGAGGTGCGGCGCTGGGGCACGCCCCGGGCCTTTGACTTTGCCGTGCGCGACCACGTGGACCTGGGCCAAGGGCTCGACGGCATGGATTTTGAGGCGGCGGCCCGCCTGTCCGGGGCACGCTTTGTTGTGCTCAAGGGCGCCTTGGCCCGGCTGGAGCGGGCGCTTGCCCAATACATGCTCGACCTGCATATCACCGAGCATGCCTATACCGAGGTTCAGACCCCGGCCCTGGTCCGCGAACCGGCCCTACTGGGCACCGGCCAACTGCCCAAGTTTGCCGAGGATCTGTTCCGGCTGGAGCAAGGCTACTACCTGATCCCAACCGCCGAGGTCACCTTGACCAATCTGGTCAACGGCCAGATCCTGCCGCTGTCGGCCTTGCCGCTGCGCATGACCGCCCTTACCCAGTGCTTCCGCGCCGAGGCCGGGGCCGCCGGGCGCGATACCCGGGGCATGATCCGCCAGCACCAGTTCGAGAAGGTCGAAATGGTCTCCATCGTCGCGCCCGAGGACTCGGATGCGGAACTGGAGCGCATGACCGGGTGCGCCGAGGCGGTGTTGCAGGGCCTGGGTCTGCCCTATCGGGTGGTGGCCCTGTGTTCCGGGGACATCGGCTTTTCGGCGCGCAAGACCTATGACCTGGAAGTCTGGCTGCCGGCCCAGGGCTGCTATCGCGAGATTTCGTCGTGCTCCAACACCGGCGATTTCCAGGCCCGGCGTATGAATGCCCGCTTCAAGGTCGAGGGCGAGAAGGGCACCCGGTTTGTCCACACCCTCAATGGCTCCGGGTTGGCCGTGGGCCGCACCTTGGTCGCGGTGCTCGAAAACTATCAGAACGCCGATGGCTCGGTGAGCGTGCCTCCGGTTTTGCGGCCCTATATGGGTGGTCTGGAACGGATCGGGAGCTGA
- a CDS encoding cysteine synthase A codes for MDIRNGFQGTIGHTPLIRLPWPSAQTGREILGKAEFLNPGGSIKDRAALAMVEDARAQGRLKPGGVLVEGTAGNTGIGLALVGNALGSPVVIVMPETQSQEKKDALRLAGADLRLVPAVPYSNPGNYVHQARAVAEALGGLWVNQFDNLANREGHRRTTGAEILAQTEGQVAAFTCAVGTGGTLAGVALALKAANPATRIVLADPHGSALYTWVKEGRLAAEGTSITEGIGQGRVTENLKDAPIDDAVRISDAEALSVLFNLARHDGLMLGGSSGINVAAAMRVAADLPPGARVVTVLADGAQRYQSKLYNPEFLRSRHLPTPPWLA; via the coding sequence ATGGACATCCGCAACGGTTTTCAAGGCACGATCGGCCATACCCCCTTGATCCGGCTGCCCTGGCCCTCGGCCCAAACGGGGCGCGAGATCCTGGGCAAGGCCGAGTTCCTCAACCCTGGGGGATCGATCAAGGACCGGGCGGCGTTGGCGATGGTCGAGGACGCCCGAGCCCAGGGGCGCTTGAAGCCGGGCGGGGTTTTGGTGGAAGGGACGGCGGGCAACACCGGGATCGGCCTGGCCCTGGTCGGCAACGCCTTGGGATCCCCGGTGGTGATCGTCATGCCCGAGACCCAGAGCCAGGAGAAAAAGGACGCCCTGCGGCTAGCTGGGGCGGACCTGCGCTTGGTGCCGGCGGTGCCCTACAGCAACCCGGGCAACTATGTCCACCAAGCCCGCGCCGTGGCCGAGGCGCTGGGGGGCTTGTGGGTCAACCAGTTCGACAACCTTGCCAACCGCGAGGGACACCGACGCACCACGGGGGCTGAGATCCTGGCCCAAACCGAGGGACAGGTCGCGGCCTTCACCTGCGCGGTCGGGACCGGCGGCACCCTGGCCGGGGTGGCGCTGGCCCTGAAAGCGGCCAACCCGGCCACCCGCATCGTGCTCGCCGACCCCCACGGCTCGGCCTTGTACACCTGGGTCAAGGAAGGTCGGCTGGCCGCTGAGGGCACCTCGATCACCGAGGGCATCGGCCAGGGACGGGTGACGGAAAACCTGAAGGACGCGCCGATTGACGATGCCGTGCGCATCAGCGATGCCGAGGCGCTCTCGGTGCTGTTCAACCTAGCCCGCCATGACGGCCTGATGCTCGGCGGCTCGTCCGGGATCAACGTGGCGGCGGCCATGCGGGTGGCAGCCGACCTGCCCCCCGGGGCGCGGGTGGTCACGGTGCTGGCCGACGGCGCACAGCGCTATCAAAGCAAGCTTTACAACCCGGAATTTTTGCGGTCGCGCCATCTGCCAACACCGCCCTGGCTGGCCTGA
- the tatB gene encoding Sec-independent protein translocase protein TatB gives MFDIGWSELALIAVLALIIIGPKDLPVVLRTLGRWVRRLRHMGAEMQRHMDDIMRETGADEVREHMRAVSPAALTRKLDETIDPDGSLAETFRQSPADLLRPPPSATPPASEAPAAASPGVSLTKVPGGETRSP, from the coding sequence ATGTTCGACATCGGCTGGTCGGAGCTGGCGTTGATCGCCGTCCTGGCCCTGATCATCATCGGGCCCAAGGACCTCCCCGTGGTTTTGCGAACCCTGGGCCGCTGGGTTCGGCGGCTGCGCCACATGGGCGCCGAAATGCAGCGCCACATGGATGACATCATGCGCGAAACCGGGGCCGACGAGGTGCGCGAGCACATGCGAGCGGTGTCGCCGGCGGCCCTGACCCGCAAGCTTGATGAAACCATTGATCCCGATGGCTCCCTGGCGGAAACCTTCCGGCAGAGCCCGGCCGACCTCCTGCGTCCGCCGCCCTCTGCCACGCCGCCCGCGTCCGAAGCCCCGGCGGCCGCCAGTCCCGGGGTGTCCTTGACCAAGGTGCCCGGCGGGGAGACCCGCTCGCCCTGA
- a CDS encoding Mrp/NBP35 family ATP-binding protein has translation MLSRDALLDALARVAPASAPGQNVVSLGWVEGLAWRAENGQMTVNVSLGVPPDLGPSLEPLCREAEAALAAVPGVDRARVVLTAQRPPAAPAPTTPRGPIALPGIRRIVGVASGKGGVGKSTTAVNLAIALRDLGLSVAMLDADIYGPSLPRLLGVAGTRPASGSGRLKPVVAHDLSVMSIGFLVPEEDPVVWRGPMVAGALEQLLRDVDWGEHDVLVIDMPPGTGDAHLTLCQKVALDGVAIVSTPQDIALLDARKGLAMFQKMGVRVLGFIENMSYYLCPACGHRDDIFSTGGARRAAADLGTPFLGALPLDIQVREGADAGIPVGVSAPTGPHAHAYAEIARQIWAALNGEDGARAD, from the coding sequence ATGCTGTCACGCGACGCCCTTCTTGACGCCCTGGCCCGGGTCGCTCCCGCGAGCGCCCCCGGGCAAAACGTGGTCAGCCTGGGCTGGGTCGAAGGCTTGGCTTGGCGCGCAGAAAACGGCCAGATGACGGTGAATGTCTCGCTGGGCGTGCCCCCCGACCTCGGCCCCTCCCTGGAGCCGTTGTGCCGTGAGGCCGAGGCGGCCCTGGCGGCCGTGCCCGGCGTGGATCGTGCCCGGGTCGTCCTGACCGCCCAGCGCCCGCCCGCAGCCCCCGCGCCGACGACGCCTCGAGGCCCCATCGCCCTGCCCGGCATCCGCCGGATCGTGGGCGTCGCCTCGGGCAAGGGCGGTGTGGGCAAATCCACCACCGCCGTCAACCTCGCCATCGCGTTGCGCGACCTGGGGCTGTCGGTGGCCATGCTGGATGCCGATATCTATGGCCCCTCCCTGCCCCGCCTGCTGGGGGTGGCCGGGACACGGCCCGCGTCCGGGAGCGGGCGGCTCAAGCCGGTGGTCGCCCATGACCTCAGCGTGATGTCCATCGGCTTTCTGGTGCCCGAGGAGGATCCGGTGGTCTGGCGCGGCCCCATGGTGGCTGGCGCCCTTGAACAGCTGTTGCGCGACGTAGACTGGGGCGAGCATGACGTGTTGGTGATCGACATGCCGCCCGGCACCGGCGATGCCCACCTGACCTTGTGCCAAAAAGTCGCCCTGGATGGTGTGGCCATCGTGTCTACCCCCCAAGACATCGCCCTGCTCGACGCCCGCAAGGGGCTCGCCATGTTCCAGAAAATGGGGGTGCGGGTGCTCGGGTTCATCGAGAACATGAGCTACTACCTGTGCCCGGCCTGCGGCCATCGCGACGACATCTTCAGCACCGGCGGCGCCCGGCGCGCGGCGGCCGACCTGGGCACGCCCTTTCTAGGCGCCCTGCCCCTTGACATCCAGGTGCGCGAAGGGGCCGATGCCGGGATTCCGGTGGGGGTCAGTGCGCCGACCGGCCCGCACGCCCACGCGTATGCCGAGATCGCCCGGCAGATCTGGGCGGCGCTGAACGGCGAGGACGGGGCACGGGCGGACTGA